In Deltaproteobacteria bacterium, one genomic interval encodes:
- a CDS encoding NAD(P)H-dependent dehydrogenase/reductase, giving the protein MLDILRQRRSVRQYTSEPLSPEIIDQLKEAVLRSPSSRGLDPWEFIFVTDKALLAGLATAKPHGAHFLRDAALGVVVLGDEAKADTWIEDCSIATIILHLAAQSLGLGSCWVQIRLREHLPGITAEERVRQILNIPDHLRVEAIVSIGHPAKAPKPHPRQSLKDQRIKTNTHA; this is encoded by the coding sequence ATGCTCGACATTTTACGCCAGCGTCGCAGTGTCCGCCAGTACACCTCCGAACCCCTGAGTCCGGAAATCATCGACCAGCTCAAGGAAGCCGTGCTGCGTTCGCCATCCTCGCGCGGGCTCGATCCATGGGAATTCATTTTTGTCACGGACAAGGCCTTGCTGGCCGGGCTGGCCACGGCCAAGCCCCACGGCGCCCATTTTCTGCGCGACGCTGCCCTGGGCGTGGTTGTCCTGGGCGACGAGGCCAAGGCCGACACCTGGATCGAGGACTGTTCCATCGCCACCATCATTCTCCACCTCGCGGCCCAAAGCCTGGGCCTGGGCAGTTGCTGGGTGCAGATCCGCCTGCGCGAGCACCTGCCCGGCATCACGGCCGAGGAACGCGTGCGCCAGATCCTGAACATCCCGGACCATCTGCGCGTGGAAGCCATAGTCAGCATCGGCCACCCGGCCAAGGCGCCCAAGCCCCATCCGCGCCAAAGCCTCAAGGATCAACGCATCAAAACCAATACCCACGCATGA
- a CDS encoding NUDIX hydrolase: MITTTGPIRHDRYRFCPACGARLETRRLRPDEPARLVCSACSGVVYLDPKVVTCVVLEIGGKILLMRRKRPDDSKRWLLPGGYVDEGEQVEHAAIREIWEETNLTISLDGLVGVFSYAGWPPVIIVYSAKLDAARPEAGEETEALDLFAPEDIPWDRLAFPSTRDALRAYLDGRTCQPRPLTVCTSADFSPDQPAQG, from the coding sequence ATGATCACCACCACCGGTCCCATCCGCCACGATCGCTACCGCTTCTGCCCGGCCTGTGGGGCGCGCCTGGAAACGCGCCGCCTGCGCCCGGACGAACCGGCGCGTCTGGTTTGCTCGGCCTGCTCCGGCGTGGTCTATCTCGACCCCAAGGTCGTGACCTGCGTGGTTCTGGAAATTGGCGGCAAAATCCTGCTCATGCGCCGCAAGCGGCCCGATGATTCCAAACGCTGGCTCTTGCCCGGCGGCTACGTGGACGAGGGCGAACAGGTCGAACACGCGGCCATCCGCGAAATTTGGGAAGAAACGAACCTGACAATCAGCCTGGACGGCTTGGTCGGTGTCTTTTCCTATGCGGGCTGGCCACCGGTGATCATCGTCTACAGCGCCAAGCTCGACGCGGCCAGGCCCGAAGCGGGCGAGGAAACCGAGGCCCTGGACCTCTTCGCCCCCGAGGACATCCCCTGGGACCGTCTGGCCTTCCCCAGCACCCGCGACGCCCTGCGCGCCTACCTCGACGGCCGGACTTGCCAACCCCGTCCCCTGACCGTATGCACGTCAGCTGATTTTTCCCCAGACCAACCCGCTCAAGGATAG